The Aliidongia dinghuensis genome contains the following window.
CGTCATTGACCGACAAGCCAATAGATCGGTCCATCGAACAAGCCACAGAGGATTCCGCACCCAATAAGATACAGGCCGAGTCCGGCGCTGATAATGCCAATTCCTTTCAGGCGCCCACTCTCGTAAAAATTCTCCCACCCGAGAAGACAAAGGAAGAAAGAGACTGGGAGGCTAAAAAGGAGGAAGCCGACGCCAAATTCGAACGCTGGACCAAGAGAATCGCGATCGTAACTATCGCTATTGGTATCCTTCAGCTCATAGTCTACACCTATCAAGGTTATTGGCTGCGCAGAACCGTTAGAACGATGGACGACACTGCTACCCGGCAATTGAGGGCCTACGTCGACATCAATAGCGGACAAATACTGCATCCGCTCGACAATACTAAGAGACGGCTTGCTGTCGAAGTTAAGAATTTCGGCCAAACGCCCGCTTACCACTTCCAGGTAGAAATGTCGTGGGTGGTGAGGGAGTTCCCTCTTACATCCGACCTTGACAAAGCAATTTCTGCGGAGAACAGAAGCATAGAAACGCTTGGGCCGGGCAGGACATCGTTTATTTTCCTGCCTATAATCTATAATACGACCGTCGAAGGCGAAATTAATGCCAGAAGGTCTGCAATATATATTCGGGGTTTCATCACTTACAAAGACGCTTTCGGTAATGATCGTGAATCCAGTTTTAGATTTACGTGTAGTGGCGATGCCCTGGCCACCGGCACTCTCGGCGCCGATCAACAGGGAAACCATTCCACATAGCGCTGCTGCATGCGCGAATCTCATGCCTTAGGCTCTCCCGAACCCAGGCATCCAGCATGTCGAGCCGCGCCTCGGTGCGCCCGAACCACAGGCCGGCAACCAGGATCTGCAGGGACAGGCTGACGACGGCTGCGACGGGGATCCGCCTGTCGAGCAGCCAGCCGCGCACCGATGCGGCAGCGGCGCGCGGCTGGGCGTCAGCCTCAGGGATCGCAGGATCGTAGGGGGACATCGGCGATACTCCGGAAAAATAAAAAGGAGCACGCGGCCTTCGCGGGCCGGGCTCCTCGGGCGGTACTCGGGATTGGGGCTAACCGGCCGGGAAGGCCGGCGTTTCGCGGCGGTGGCGCTCAGCCGTTCTTGACGTTGACGAGCGGGCGTCCGTCGGCGCCCATCTTCTCGATCGTCCCGAAACTATCGATGTACTGGCCAAGCGTGAGGTCGGCCCTGGCGACGGCCGTCGCCGTGATCGTGCCGTCAGCCGCGGCGCTTGGTACGAGATACTTGCCGATGTCGGCTGCCGTGAGGCTGCCAACAGAGACAGGCACCAGACCGCAGAGCGCGATGCGGAACCACTTTCCTTCCTCGGTCGCGAGCGCGGATGCGAAGGCCGTATTATAGGCCGCAAGCGCCGCCTCATATGCCGCATAGGCTTCAGTCTCGGCCGCGGTCGCATCCGGGCCAGGCACCTCGACCACGGCCGGCGGCGTCAGGTTATAGGCGGCGTCGATCGCGTCTTTCGCGCCCCAGGCATCGCCGCCGACATAGCTCGGATTGGTCGAGCCCGGCAGCACGCGGCCGACGACGTTCGCGAACTCGTTGGTCAACAGGCCATTCGCGTCGTAGCCGACGAGCGCACCCGCGAGGTTGCGCGGCATGAGCGTGTCGAGCAGCACCGGCAGCGACTTGATCCGGACCTGGGCCTCGACGCGGCCAACCTGGTCGACGGTCGAGATCCGGCCGGCGAACAGCGGCACGACGCCGACCGGCGGCAGGTTCCACGCCGTGTAGAAGGCGCGGCTGCGGCGCAAGTAGCAGCCATCGAGCACGCCGGTCCTGAGCGCCTGGCCGAACGGCACGCCCGCGACCGTATCGTCCGGGCCATAGGCGATCGTGATCGTCTGCTCGTCGACGTCGAGCCCGACCGCGATCTTGTAGCGCATGCCATCGAACCGGACCCGGTCCGCCCGGTAGGCCGGCACGCGCGGGATCATGTTGCGCAAGGGCGTGATGACCGGCACCAGCGACTTCGCCGGCTTCTCGAGATCGTACCAGGTGATGCCCGAAACCGGGCTCGCGGACTGGGTGAAGCTCTTGGCGAGTGCCCCGAACGGCATCGGTGCCGCCAGTGCCTCGCGGGTCAGGCTCAAGGTATCGTCGGTCGTCGTCATGGGGGATCCTTCGGGCGAGTGGGCAATAAAAAAACCCGGCACGCGGGCCGGGTCGAACGAACGGGACTGAGGGGTTCGGATCAGAAGATGCGGGCGCTTAAAAGATGCGAGGGCGGGCGAGTGCGGCCTTGATGAGACCGTTCGTGTCGGCGGGCTCGTCCGCCGGATGGCGGCCCTGGTCCTCGTGCTTGGCGATGGCCCGCAAGGCCCCACGCGCCGGCAGCGGCTGGTCCTCGATCCGGCCGATGCGGGCGGCGAGCCGGGCATAGTCCTGGGTCAGCCGCCCGAGCGAGCGCGCCAGCTTGGCGACCGTGTCGCCACCGCCGCCCGAGCCCTCGTCGTCATCCTCGTCATCGCCACCCGCGCAGCCGGGGCAGCTGGCACCGAGCTCGGCCGCGTGATCGTGGATCGCCTGGATATGGGCGAGATCGGCCTTGGAATTGCGCCGACCAATCTTCTCGAGCCCGCCCGCCTTGAACATCTCGAACACGGCTTCCGGGTTGGCCGGCCGGTCGACCAGACTGATCTCGGACAGCTGGCAGCCGGTGATGACATGCTTTTGCATGGGATCGCGCGCCGTCACCTGGCCCGCGACCGAAAAGCCGGAATAGACGCCCTCCTTGACCTTGGCCCAGGCGTCGTCATCGACGATCTTGGCCGCGAGATAGAGGCCCTTGTCGTCGATCGTGGCCCCCTTGGCCTTGCCGACCGCCGAAGGCTGGTGCATCTCGCGGATATTGCCGAAGCGCATGAAGCCGGGCAGCGCCGCCTCGATCGCCTCGCGCTTGATGATCTCGCCCTGACTGTCGAGCGCCTCGGTCGAGGCGTAGCCGTAGACCATGCGCTGCTCCTCGTCGATCTTCTGCAGCGGCGCGTAGATCCTCATCGGTCTAACTCCTTGGGAATACGGGGAAACAAAAAACCCGCCGCGGCAACTGCCGGGCGGGCACAATTCGAACGATGGGAATTTTCTGGCAGATGTTTCGGAACGCGTCAAGCGAAAAGTTCTTGTTTTGTTCTAAAAGAATACCCCGCCCTGCCCTCGGGCGCCCCGTCGCTGTTTTCGTTGGAACGAGCGATGTTGGTGCGTCCGAGGATAGTTAAGTTTGGGCTTCCTGGATCACCGCATCGACAAACTCCTGCGGCGGCAAGTATCCATGTATGGTGACATAGTGGAATATAAGAACCGGAGCTACGTAGGTAATTCCGCTTTTGGCTTTGATCCGAATCTCGCCGTACCTCTTGTTCCAGGCAATGAAGCGAGCATCGGCATTCCGCCGGGAGACAATTTCGTTGGCGGAGGCGGACAGAATTCGCACCGATGCGAGCCTCGGTAGAGGTTCACCGGAGATGCGACCAAGCGCCGAAGCGCGTCGGTCAGCCGATCGGAGGGGGCGCCGCAAGGAAAAGAATGGGCTGAGGACAGCCAACCGACGTTGAGCACGTTCGGCTGCAGCTCCGCTCCGCCGTATTCGTAAGGTGTGAGGTCAGGGAAATACATCGGCGTATCAAAGAGACATCGGGGCTAGAACTCGACCCGCCTGCCGATCTGGCCAGCGTGGTGCCACGGTTCCTCGGGCGGCTTCGTCGGGTCGAAGCCGTCCGTCCAACCGGGCTTGTCCAGCTCACATTCATAGATCCGGAACCCGTCCGGATAATCGACGAACCCGACGAGATCCTTCAGTTGCTCAATCGTGGCCTTGGCCAGTTCGAGGTCGGAATAGGTGCCGATCGCTTTCTCATCGAAGTAATCGGTGTGCTCCATCCGATACACGTGCCATAAGCTGTAGACGACATTCATGGGATCGTGCCCCCTGGCACTGCAAAGATGACGGATGGGGCGCCGGTTCACTGAAGCAATACATGCAACCGCCGGCGCTCCGCTGCGTCAGAAGCCGTAGGCCCAGCCGGTTAAGTTCAATCTCGTGTCGTAGATCTCGAAATCATCCGGATAGTCGGCAAAGCCCGGCTTCGTCTTCAGCAGCTCGATTGCCGCCTTGGCACTCTCCTCACTCGAGAAAAAACCGATGTGCTTCCCGGTATCATTCTCGTCGTCGATGGGCCTGACGTGCCACACGTCATAAATTACCGTCATGGGCCTGCTCCTTCATATCTCATCGCGCTCGAGCAGCGACTTGGGGATCCGGAAATTCCTGTCGCCCCATTTCTGTATCCGATTGTATTCCGATGTCTGCCCCTTGCCCCAATTGCCCGGCCCGTATCGCTCGTCAAGCAACCGTTTGGCGAAGTCGCTCCCGTTCTCGCGGATCATGGGGCGAAATCCTTCCGCCCAACTCGGCGGCCCCTTCGCTCCCTCCTTGCCGCTCAAGCGCGGCACCGTCTCCTTGAACTGGTTCAGAACCTCGTCGGGCAGGCCGCGCAGAGAGAACGGCAGCCGGCCGAACGCGGTCAGCGCGTCGGGCAGCACCAACTCCTGCGCGAGCACCAAGTGCCCGCCAGCATGATTATCCGGACTTGCCACGGCCGGCAAGGAGTTTGTTCCCGTTTCGTTTCCATTGCCACTCCAACGCCCGCGGTCGTCGCGCGGCTGGTCCGGGTCGAACCCGGCCTTGGCGAGCGAGCCTGGCAGCGGGCTTGCCGGCGTCGCGGTGGTGAGCGTGTCGCCGCCGGCGATCGGTGCCAGGCCCAACTCGGCCCGCACCTCGTTCCGGGTCTTGATGCCGGCCGCGACATAGGCGGCCGCGATCGTCGCCTGCGCCTGTGGCTCGGTCGCCGTTTGGTCGGCCCAGGCGAACTCGAGGTCGGGCCAGCCCAGCACTTGCGCCAGGACGCGGTCGATCAGGCCCTTGACCCAGCCCATGAGGGGCTGCAGCCCCTCGGCCAAGGCCGAGCCCTGCGCCGTCTCCGCCGTCGCCCGGTTCGTCGTCCGGGCGAACGCGGTCGGCGGGATCGAGAACGCGAAGCACACGACGCGCGCCAGCCACTCGTCGAACTCGTCTTTGAGCGGCACGTCGCGCACCGGCTGGTACTTGAGGCCGCCCGGCACGAAGCGCGTGTGGCGCCGGGCGGCGAGGTTGCCTTCCAAGAGCGCGTCCCAGTACTCCTGGAACTGGCGGATCTGCGGCATTAGGCAGCAAACTCACCAAGGGAGTTTTGCTCCCCAGTGCTGCGCCTGATGCCTTAGGGGAACCGCGCCACAGACCGGCGTCTGGCGGTGATCGAAAGCCGGCTCGACGGCGTCCATGACTCGCTCGAGAAGATCGAGCGCCACCTGGCAGGGGCCGAGTAGCGCATGTCGATCGGAAGCGCCTTGCCGCGCGGCATTCGCCTTCATAATCCCGGGTGGCTCGAGCGGATCGGCATCGACTGGCGCGGCATGGCGCCGGACCAGTCCATCGATCCGCGCCTCGTGGTCTTCGCCGGGCCGGAATGGGGGATTCGCGCGCTCGCCCGGACGTTACTCGGCTACCAGCATCAGGAGGGACGTCACACGATTGCCGGCCTCGTGTCGCGCTTTCGTCCGCCGGAGCAATACGACGTGCCGGCCTATAACCGATGGATCGCGGCCTCGCTGGATAAGCGGCCCAGTGATCGCGTGTCTCTCGACGAGCCGCCCATCCTGATGGGGTTCGTCCAGGCGATCATCAACCGAGAGAACGGCCCGCTGCCGACCGACCGGGCGGTCTGGTACCCGCGCGAAACGATCGCCCGCGGCCTCAAGCTCGCGCACGGCCGCAGATATTAATCCCCCGATCAAGGAGAGCACGTGATGAACTTGTGGGACGATGCCAAGCAGGCCTTGGCCACAGTGGCGCCCATCCTCGGGACTGCCGTCGGCGGTCCGCTCGGCGGCACCGCTGCGCGCCTCGTGGCGTCCGCGCTCGGCCTCGACCCGGCGACGCCCGTGCCGCAGCTCGCGACCGCGGTGGCGACGGCCTCGCCCGACCAACTGCTCGCGCTCAAGAAGGCCGATGCGGACTTTCAGCTGGCGCTCCGGAACCTCGATCTCTCGGCGGACAAGCTCGCCGTCGATGACCGGGCGAGCGCGCGCAGCCGGGAGGCTGCAACCCACGACTGGGTTCCGGGCACGCTCATGATGCTGCTGACAGCCGGCTTCTTCGGTCTGATTGCGTTCCTCGCGCGCCATGATGTCCCGGGCGGCAACCGCGACCTGCTCAACATCCTGCTCGGAACCCTGGGCAGCGCCTGGACCGGCGGCGTCACCTACTATTTCGGCTCGTCGGTCGGGTCCGCCGCCAAGGATCGGGCGATCGGCGCCCTCATGCGGCGATAGTTTTGGTGACGAAACGGATCGCAAATTGCGAGGCATTTCGCAATGGCTTCGCAATCTGGTTTGGCAGTCCGCGAAATTTGCCGAACGCGCCACCCTAGCGGGCGGAAGAGGCCAGGGAGGCGGATGGGCTGCTGCGGGGCAGGATGGGAATGCCGGCGGTTTCCGTGACGGCGATCAGGATCCAGACGAAGATGAGGCCGATCACGACCCGGACGAATCCGACCATGCGCCGTTCCTCCCGCCTGACGGCCGGTCGGAGAGGGAAGCGGCCGTCTTGGTATGGAGGTTCTACGCCGAATGCCGGGCGACTATCCCCGGCGCGCGCGTGATGTGGAGAAGGAAGAGGAGGGGGCGGGGCCGAGCGGCCCCGCCACCATCAGTGAGCGGTCGCGAGCTTGGGCTTCGGGCCTGGCTTGCGACGCGTGGGCGCGATCGAATGGTCCTTGTCGCTCGCATCCGCCATGGCGCGCACGAGATCCAGCACGCAGCGCTGCTGCTGGGGAGAGCTGATCCGATAGAAATCCCGGATCAGATCGAGCGTCATGCGATTGTTCATCACGGATTTGGTCGAGCTTTCGACCGCGCCGCTGGCCTCGGACGGCAACGTCAACTCCGCCGGCATCTCGTCGAAGAAGTACGAGATCGGCGTCAGGAGGATGTGCGCCATGTCGTAGAGCCGACTGGCGCTGACGCGGTTGGCGCCGCTCTCGTATTTCTGCAGTTGCTGGAAACTGACGCCCAGCAGGGTTGCGACAGCCTCCTGGCTCTTGCCGAGCAGGATGCGGCGCATGCGGATGCGGCTGCCGACATGGACGTCGACCGGGTCGGGTTCGCCCCTGAGCCGCCATTCGTAGGAATTTTCTTGGGTCATGGTCGCTAACGTGCCTTTCCGAGAGGGGGCCATGGCTGACCTCGCAGAGAGGG
Protein-coding sequences here:
- a CDS encoding baseplate hub domain-containing protein; the protein is MTTTDDTLSLTREALAAPMPFGALAKSFTQSASPVSGITWYDLEKPAKSLVPVITPLRNMIPRVPAYRADRVRFDGMRYKIAVGLDVDEQTITIAYGPDDTVAGVPFGQALRTGVLDGCYLRRSRAFYTAWNLPPVGVVPLFAGRISTVDQVGRVEAQVRIKSLPVLLDTLMPRNLAGALVGYDANGLLTNEFANVVGRVLPGSTNPSYVGGDAWGAKDAIDAAYNLTPPAVVEVPGPDATAAETEAYAAYEAALAAYNTAFASALATEEGKWFRIALCGLVPVSVGSLTAADIGKYLVPSAAADGTITATAVARADLTLGQYIDSFGTIEKMGADGRPLVNVKNG
- a CDS encoding XkdF-like putative serine protease domain-containing protein, with the translated sequence MRIYAPLQKIDEEQRMVYGYASTEALDSQGEIIKREAIEAALPGFMRFGNIREMHQPSAVGKAKGATIDDKGLYLAAKIVDDDAWAKVKEGVYSGFSVAGQVTARDPMQKHVITGCQLSEISLVDRPANPEAVFEMFKAGGLEKIGRRNSKADLAHIQAIHDHAAELGASCPGCAGGDDEDDDEGSGGGGDTVAKLARSLGRLTQDYARLAARIGRIEDQPLPARGALRAIAKHEDQGRHPADEPADTNGLIKAALARPRIF
- a CDS encoding DUF7919 family protein; translation: MAWNKRYGEIRIKAKSGITYVAPVLIFHYVTIHGYLPPQEFVDAVIQEAQT
- a CDS encoding DUF7919 family protein, whose product is MYFPDLTPYEYGGAELQPNVLNVGWLSSAHSFPCGAPSDRLTDALRRLVASPVNLYRGSHRCEFCPPPPTKLSPGGMPMLASLPGTRGTARFGSKPKAELPT
- a CDS encoding DUF7336 domain-containing protein, with protein sequence MNVVYSLWHVYRMEHTDYFDEKAIGTYSDLELAKATIEQLKDLVGFVDYPDGFRIYECELDKPGWTDGFDPTKPPEEPWHHAGQIGRRVEF
- a CDS encoding RNA-binding protein — translated: MTVIYDVWHVRPIDDENDTGKHIGFFSSEESAKAAIELLKTKPGFADYPDDFEIYDTRLNLTGWAYGF
- a CDS encoding phage portal protein, encoding MPQIRQFQEYWDALLEGNLAARRHTRFVPGGLKYQPVRDVPLKDEFDEWLARVVCFAFSIPPTAFARTTNRATAETAQGSALAEGLQPLMGWVKGLIDRVLAQVLGWPDLEFAWADQTATEPQAQATIAAAYVAAGIKTRNEVRAELGLAPIAGGDTLTTATPASPLPGSLAKAGFDPDQPRDDRGRWSGNGNETGTNSLPAVASPDNHAGGHLVLAQELVLPDALTAFGRLPFSLRGLPDEVLNQFKETVPRLSGKEGAKGPPSWAEGFRPMIRENGSDFAKRLLDERYGPGNWGKGQTSEYNRIQKWGDRNFRIPKSLLERDEI
- a CDS encoding structural protein P5; translated protein: MSIGSALPRGIRLHNPGWLERIGIDWRGMAPDQSIDPRLVVFAGPEWGIRALARTLLGYQHQEGRHTIAGLVSRFRPPEQYDVPAYNRWIAASLDKRPSDRVSLDEPPILMGFVQAIINRENGPLPTDRAVWYPRETIARGLKLAHGRRY
- a CDS encoding helix-turn-helix domain-containing protein encodes the protein MTQENSYEWRLRGEPDPVDVHVGSRIRMRRILLGKSQEAVATLLGVSFQQLQKYESGANRVSASRLYDMAHILLTPISYFFDEMPAELTLPSEASGAVESSTKSVMNNRMTLDLIRDFYRISSPQQQRCVLDLVRAMADASDKDHSIAPTRRKPGPKPKLATAH